The genomic stretch ATGCAGTCGATTTCTTGAATATTTCACTCCATGCCGTGTCTAGGGATCCGGAATCTTACCCGTCTCCTTGTATATATGCTCAGGTAAAGATATCTTTCATAGTATTTTGATTTGAACTTCTTGTCCTTTGAAGTTTTGGACTTAGTAATTCTGTATTAGCTTCAGAATTATTGTATAGCATTGAAGTTAAGTGATTCTATTTGATGAATTTTTCATTGCCTTTATTTGTGCTAGAAATGCATCTAACTTGCCAtggaatatattttttcatgaGAAATGTTCACCCACTGTGGACAATTTGTCTAAGTATTTCTCTTACATATTCTCATTATGTACTTAGTTAATAGCTGACATATGCGGCTCATGATTTGCATAAAATCATATCGTGGATATTGGAGGGTGACAAGCAGCTTAAATACTACTCCGTATGTGTTTTGGTTATTGTCTTGTCACTATTATTATGAGAGTTCATGATCAGCTTGCTAGTTGTGTTATTTTGACTCTTTTTGACTTTTCAGGCTTTAATTAATCAACTATTTATGCATTTTCTTGTCCTTgtcattttttttcccaaaaataagTGCAAGTGCCTGATTTATTGTACCTTCATAGTAAAAACACATGTTATTTGCTTTACTTTTGAAGATTGATATTGgggatgaggatgatgatgattcagagGGCTCTGATACTGAGGGTAATGAGACATTAGACTTATCACGGATCACTGAGATGAGGGTTGTTCCATCAGATCCTAATCAAGGTGATACGGATTTGTGTTCTTTATATGTGTGCTTTGTGTCCTTTTGATTTgcatcattataattatatattgttgcCATGATTTTTAAGTGACCAAGGCtaacattcatttccttttatttgACACAAAGCAGTGGATGCATTGTTTCAGATGTTTTGTGAATGTGCTGAGCTAAACCCTGAACCAATTGAAGGTAATTATCATTCATTTTAACAGATATATTTCTATTCTTTTACCTGTTCTTTACTGTCTGCATCACTTCCCAAATGAACTCATGCCTTATCTGTGCTTATTgtagaggaggaagaagagcaTAATTGGATTTTCAGTGCTGATCAGTTAGAAAATGAACCACCAGGTATGAACTTGAATGGCTTCCCTTTGTTGTTCTGGATATCTTTTGCTTTGTATCACTAACTTTACATCCTTTTAAACTGCAGAGGAAGGGGAGGTAACTGAATGGGTGGTTACGCAGAATGGCTCACATCCAATTGGTTGTTCTAATGAGGACCCTGACTTAGCTCATACAGTTCTTCAGGTATGCTTGCTGGCTTCAGGTTTATTTGATTCCTGTATTTCATAATATAGAGTTGAATTTTGGAATTATGTTAttatatcttcttgaaaatagTATCATATTTGTTCTTGTATACAAGTCTAATGTACCCGAGTAGCTGCTTTTCATTTAATATTGGTGTGAAGTTTTATGTAATTCTCTTTGGTTTAAGTGTAAATGTTCTGTGATTTTCTTccccattaattttattattcaaaatgcTGAGTCATGGCTAtgccatt from Ipomoea triloba cultivar NCNSP0323 chromosome 12, ASM357664v1 encodes the following:
- the LOC115998409 gene encoding chloride conductance regulatory protein ICln — protein: MAGLTVVTDRTPAGQPVLNAGNGEELVHVLSGVSLVLGNRLPLSPGTLYITTRKVVWLSNTDTERGYAVDFLNISLHAVSRDPESYPSPCIYAQIDIGDEDDDDSEGSDTEGNETLDLSRITEMRVVPSDPNQVDALFQMFCECAELNPEPIEEEEEEHNWIFSADQLENEPPEEGEVTEWVVTQNGSHPIGCSNEDPDLAHTVLQLQINDQRFEDAEEMDSDDHNGQH